From the genome of Anaplasma ovis str. Haibei, one region includes:
- a CDS encoding TrbC/VirB2 family protein: MVMLLRFLLVAGVLAWGIFHGVPVGAASPAADTADDTATKVICNVIGFVQKLGLPIMTGVILGSSIMAIFGKLAWPAIVMLVVFTAIFFGAGKLMAKFAAGINGVGNAESFNCVDGGNASLGGTKQ; this comes from the coding sequence GTGGTGATGTTGCTTAGATTCTTACTAGTTGCTGGAGTGTTAGCATGGGGTATCTTCCATGGTGTACCTGTGGGGGCTGCTTCTCCTGCTGCTGATACTGCTGACGATACAGCTACTAAGGTTATATGTAATGTTATAGGGTTTGTGCAGAAACTTGGATTACCCATCATGACTGGAGTAATACTAGGTTCTAGTATCATGGCTATATTCGGTAAACTCGCATGGCCTGCCATTGTTATGTTGGTTGTATTTACTGCCATATTCTTTGGTGCTGGTAAGCTCATGGCTAAGTTCGCTGCTGGGATTAATGGTGTGGGCAATGCAGAGAGCTTCAACTGTGTTGATGGTGGTAATGCCAGCCTTGGTGGCACCAAGCAGTGA
- a CDS encoding TrbC/VirB2 family protein: MATAVVALIWLFITAGSTYANTASNATAADDTATKVICNVIVFVQKLGLPIMTGVILGSSIMAIFGRLAWPAIVMLVVFTAIFFGAGKLMAKFAAGLGSEIGNASTFECKGGGQTGTTN; this comes from the coding sequence CTGGCTACAGCAGTGGTAGCCTTGATATGGTTATTCATCACTGCAGGTTCTACTTATGCTAATACTGCTAGTAATGCTACTGCTGCTGATGATACAGCTACTAAGGTTATATGTAATGTCATTGTCTTCGTGCAGAAGCTTGGGCTTCCTATCATGACTGGAGTGATATTGGGTTCCAGTATTATGGCCATCTTCGGCAGACTTGCATGGCCTGCCATTGTTATGTTGGTTGTATTTACTGCCATATTCTTTGGTGCTGGTAAGCTCATGGCTAAGTTCGCTGCTGGGCTAGGTAGTGAGATTGGTAATGCTAGTACATTTGAGTGCAAGGGTGGAGGGCAGACTGGGACGACTAATTGA
- the nuoI gene encoding NADH-quinone oxidoreductase subunit NuoI: MRQVMVLFRVAIAGIKGFMLTLVSMFRPKVTLRYPSEKGPLSTRFRGEHALRRYDDGEERCIACKLCEAICPAQAITIEAAEREDGSRRTVKYDIDMTKCIYCGFCQEACPVDAIVEGPNFEYATETREELMYNKEKLLCNGDVWEEALDFRIRNNRPYY, encoded by the coding sequence ATGCGGCAAGTTATGGTTCTATTCAGGGTTGCTATTGCGGGCATTAAGGGGTTCATGCTAACGTTGGTCAGCATGTTTAGGCCCAAGGTTACGCTTCGCTATCCCTCTGAAAAGGGTCCATTGAGTACCAGGTTTCGTGGAGAGCATGCCTTGCGCAGGTATGATGATGGGGAAGAGCGCTGCATAGCCTGCAAATTGTGTGAAGCTATATGTCCCGCACAGGCAATCACTATAGAGGCGGCAGAGCGAGAAGATGGTAGTCGCAGAACTGTAAAGTACGACATAGACATGACCAAGTGCATATACTGTGGTTTCTGCCAGGAGGCCTGCCCAGTCGACGCAATAGTTGAGGGTCCCAACTTTGAGTATGCTACAGAAACTAGAGAGGAGTTGATGTACAACAAGGAAAAGCTACTCTGTAACGGGGATGTTTGGGAAGAGGCCCTAGACTTTAGGATCAGGAATAACAGGCCATACTACTAA
- the lepB gene encoding signal peptidase I, with translation MSSVPRERGPSLIRALGVVAAALLTAVVFRSFVMEPFHIPSGSMKSGLLAGDCIFVSKYSYGYSRYSIMLSPPIFKGRVLYTPPQAGDVVVFRLPSSPSTNYVKRVIGLPGDRVQIIGGRLHINGKKMGYKRVEDFFDGNKSFRQYVETLYNGKSYEILDELENSSLDNTPVYVVPQGHVFVLGDNRDDSRDSRFVTEVGNIPIENIVGKALVIVLSFKRSKGWLPFELRLDRVFRAVR, from the coding sequence TTGTCTTCTGTTCCCAGGGAGAGAGGTCCTTCCCTAATCAGAGCTTTGGGTGTAGTTGCAGCCGCGTTGCTGACTGCGGTTGTTTTCCGTAGTTTTGTGATGGAGCCATTTCACATACCTTCTGGTTCGATGAAAAGCGGGTTGCTCGCGGGAGACTGCATATTTGTCAGTAAGTACAGCTATGGGTACAGCCGCTACTCGATCATGCTGTCTCCACCTATTTTCAAGGGTAGGGTTCTGTACACCCCTCCTCAGGCCGGTGATGTTGTCGTGTTTCGTCTTCCATCAAGCCCCAGCACAAACTATGTTAAGAGGGTCATCGGCCTTCCGGGTGATAGGGTGCAGATAATTGGTGGTCGCCTACACATAAACGGTAAGAAGATGGGCTATAAGCGCGTGGAGGATTTTTTCGATGGCAACAAATCCTTTAGGCAGTACGTTGAGACTCTATACAATGGCAAATCTTACGAGATACTAGACGAGCTCGAAAACAGCTCATTGGACAATACTCCGGTTTATGTAGTGCCCCAAGGGCATGTTTTTGTGCTGGGAGACAACCGGGATGATTCCAGAGATAGTCGCTTTGTTACAGAAGTTGGTAACATACCGATAGAAAACATTGTGGGCAAAGCTTTGGTGATTGTGCTCTCATTCAAGAGGAGCAAGGGTTGGCTTCCCTTTGAGTTGAGGCTTGATAGGGTGTTTCGCGCTGTAAGGTAG
- a CDS encoding HesB/IscA family protein: MSGLESCGLTLTEGAVNKIMAVLREEGDSSLLRVSVQSGGCAGFRYEFATGPYGDDADDEYPEEDDSGFDDMDGDEDEEDSDEVEGGSDLILSDASGRPILFVDRCSRKFLQDSTIDYVEDINGSRFVVNNPAAKSGCGCGNSFSL; this comes from the coding sequence ATGTCCGGTCTAGAGAGTTGTGGGCTTACCCTGACCGAGGGTGCAGTTAATAAGATCATGGCTGTTTTGCGAGAGGAGGGCGATTCCTCGCTGCTCAGGGTGTCTGTGCAAAGTGGCGGTTGCGCCGGGTTTAGGTATGAGTTTGCTACTGGTCCGTATGGAGATGATGCAGATGACGAATATCCGGAAGAGGATGATTCGGGGTTTGACGATATGGATGGTGATGAAGATGAAGAAGATAGCGATGAGGTTGAAGGGGGGTCAGACCTGATACTTTCCGATGCTTCTGGTAGGCCGATACTGTTTGTAGACCGTTGCTCCAGGAAATTCTTGCAAGATTCTACCATAGACTACGTGGAGGATATTAACGGCTCCAGATTCGTGGTTAACAACCCTGCTGCCAAATCTGGCTGCGGTTGCGGGAACAGTTTTTCATTGTAG